In Polyodon spathula isolate WHYD16114869_AA chromosome 11, ASM1765450v1, whole genome shotgun sequence, one genomic interval encodes:
- the LOC121323691 gene encoding twist-related protein 2, which produces MEDSSSSPVSPVDSLETSEEELDRQQQRFGKKRRCSKKSSEDSSHSPGKRGKKLSPSTTQSYEELQNQRVLANVRERQRTQSLNEAFASLRKIIPTLPSDKLSKIQTLKLASRYIDFLYQVLQSDEMDSKMSSCSYVAHERLSYAFSVWRMEGAWSMSASH; this is translated from the coding sequence ATGGAAGACAGTTCAAGTTCTCCCGTATCCCCTGTGGATAGTTTAGAGACCAGTGAGGAGGAGTTGGACAGACAACAGCAAAGATTTGGAAAGAAACGGAGATGCAGCAAAAAGTCTAGTGAAGACAGCAGCCACAGTCCAGGGAAGCGGGGAAAGAAGCTGAGTCCCAGCACCACCCAGTCCTACGAAGAACTCCAGAACCAGCGAGTCCTGGCTAACGTcagggaaaggcaaagaactcagtCTCTCAACGAAGCCTTTGCATCCTTGAGGAAAATTATCCCAACTCTGCCCTCCGATAAACTCAGTAAGATCCAGACACTCAAACTGGCTTCCAGATACATTGACTTTCTCTATCAGGTCCTGCAAAGCGACGAGATGGACAGCAAGATGTCCAGTTGCAGCTATGTGGCGCATGAGCGGCTCAGTTACGCGTTTTCAGTGTGGCGGATGGAAGGCGCTTGGTCAATGTCTGCATCCCACTAG